The following proteins are encoded in a genomic region of Planctomycetaceae bacterium:
- the tsaE gene encoding tRNA (adenosine(37)-N6)-threonylcarbamoyltransferase complex ATPase subunit type 1 TsaE: MTSELTFHSHSEQDTELFGKTLADALQPGLTVALNGDLGSGKTRLVRAVCEALGADPARVNSPTFVLLQSYTDGRLPVSHFDTYRLADTDEFLAIGADEFLSEPNVICFVEWADRVAEVLPTDRLTIRIRQTGATSRTIHMSSAGPASDAVVADVQSSVVGNRQRASDHEASHRDQAMGPGQA; encoded by the coding sequence GTGACAAGTGAGCTGACGTTTCACAGCCACAGCGAACAGGACACCGAACTGTTCGGCAAAACGCTTGCCGATGCTCTGCAGCCGGGACTGACGGTGGCTTTGAACGGTGACCTCGGTTCCGGCAAGACGCGACTGGTGCGAGCCGTCTGCGAAGCTCTTGGCGCTGACCCGGCGCGAGTCAACAGCCCCACGTTTGTCCTGCTGCAATCCTATACCGACGGGCGCCTGCCCGTGTCACACTTCGACACATACCGGCTTGCTGATACCGACGAATTCCTGGCGATCGGCGCCGATGAATTCCTTAGTGAGCCGAATGTAATCTGCTTCGTCGAATGGGCTGACCGCGTTGCCGAAGTGCTGCCGACCGATCGCCTGACAATCCGCATCCGGCAAACCGGGGCGACCAGCCGGACAATTCACATGTCGTCAGCAGGACCCGCCAGCGATGCTGTCGTGGCGGATGTGCAGAGCTCAGTTGTCGGCAACCGGCAGCGGGCCAGCGACCACGAAGCCAGCCACCGCGATCAGGCGATGGGACCGGGGCAGGCATAG
- a CDS encoding carbon storage regulator yields the protein MLVLSRKKGEAIQIAENIVVTIADVRGGRVRLSIDAPRSVPVYRQEVLERRGPNDDAAMLLSGGGTCQH from the coding sequence ATGCTTGTACTTAGCCGCAAAAAAGGTGAAGCGATTCAGATCGCCGAGAACATTGTGGTGACCATCGCTGATGTCAGAGGTGGTCGGGTTCGCCTGTCAATCGATGCTCCCCGATCCGTCCCCGTGTATCGCCAGGAAGTGCTGGAACGGCGCGGACCGAACGATGACGCAGCCATGCTCCTGTCCGGCGGCGGTACTTGCCAGCATTGA